A single genomic interval of Lacrimispora sphenoides JCM 1415 harbors:
- a CDS encoding RsmB/NOP family class I SAM-dependent RNA methyltransferase produces MIQLPDEFREKMKRLLGAEYDSFIESYDKERVQGLRINPLKISREKFDEISPFHLEKIPWAEEGYYYQPAERPGKHPYHEAGLYYIQEPSAMAVVELLDPKPGEKILDLCAAPGGKTTHIAGRMQGKGFLLSNEIHPARARILSQNVERLGIGNAVVSSEDSGSLSHRFPGFFDRIVVDAPCSGEGMFRKDETARLEWTPGHVIACADRQDEILSNAAFMLKPGGTIVYSTCTFSPEENEQVIERFLFSHPDFSIADRGTRPGLYPGRRSWSKSGMAELEKTFRIWPDKSEGEGHYLAVLKRSEDGISEKKQAKPEYCSDKSVIKEVEMFLKDLLVNPAPLLLRKEYILFGDQLYLIPPEMVDFKGMKIIRPGLHLGTVKKNRFEPSHGFALFLKKEEVNRFIDLPADGEEIIKYLKGETLSGETSLSLGNKKGWVLVNTDGYSIGFAKLAGGILKNHYPKGLRWM; encoded by the coding sequence ATGATTCAATTACCGGATGAGTTCAGAGAAAAAATGAAACGGCTTTTAGGAGCGGAGTATGATTCTTTTATTGAAAGCTATGATAAGGAACGGGTACAGGGATTAAGGATAAATCCCTTAAAGATTTCCAGGGAGAAATTTGATGAGATCAGCCCATTTCATCTGGAAAAGATTCCATGGGCAGAAGAAGGGTATTACTACCAGCCGGCTGAGCGGCCGGGAAAGCATCCATACCATGAGGCAGGTCTTTATTATATTCAGGAGCCTAGCGCCATGGCCGTTGTGGAACTGTTAGATCCAAAGCCCGGAGAAAAGATCCTTGACTTATGCGCTGCCCCAGGAGGAAAAACCACTCATATTGCAGGGCGGATGCAGGGAAAAGGCTTCCTTCTAAGCAATGAGATCCATCCGGCCAGGGCAAGAATTCTTTCCCAAAACGTAGAACGCCTGGGAATCGGGAATGCGGTTGTGTCAAGCGAGGATTCCGGGAGCCTGTCTCATCGGTTTCCCGGTTTTTTTGACAGGATTGTGGTGGATGCTCCCTGTTCCGGGGAAGGCATGTTCCGCAAGGATGAGACGGCCAGACTTGAATGGACGCCCGGGCATGTAATAGCCTGCGCGGACCGTCAGGACGAGATCCTTTCCAATGCAGCGTTCATGTTAAAGCCCGGCGGAACCATCGTCTATTCCACCTGTACCTTTTCTCCGGAGGAGAATGAACAGGTCATCGAACGTTTTCTTTTTTCTCATCCCGATTTTTCCATCGCAGATAGAGGAACTCGTCCCGGGCTTTACCCGGGCCGTCGGTCATGGAGCAAATCCGGTATGGCAGAATTAGAAAAGACCTTCCGCATCTGGCCTGATAAGTCAGAAGGGGAAGGCCATTACCTGGCAGTATTAAAAAGGAGCGAAGATGGGATTTCTGAAAAAAAGCAGGCCAAACCGGAGTACTGCAGCGACAAATCCGTAATAAAAGAAGTAGAAATGTTTTTAAAAGACCTTCTGGTAAACCCTGCCCCATTGCTTCTTCGTAAAGAATATATTCTCTTTGGGGACCAGTTGTATCTGATCCCACCGGAAATGGTTGATTTTAAGGGAATGAAAATCATTCGTCCGGGGCTTCACCTTGGAACTGTGAAAAAGAACCGGTTTGAGCCCTCTCATGGTTTTGCCCTTTTCCTTAAAAAGGAAGAGGTAAACCGTTTCATCGATCTGCCGGCTGACGGAGAGGAAATTATAAAGTATTTAAAGGGAGAAACTCTGTCGGGAGAGACTTCCCTTTCTCTTGGCAATAAAAAAGGCTGGGTGCTTGTTAATACCGACGGATATTCCATCGGATTTGCCAAGCTGGCCGGGGGAATTCTTAAAAATCATTATCCCAAAGGCCTTCGGTGGATGTGA
- a CDS encoding RluA family pseudouridine synthase produces the protein MKMTMNYTITKTFEAMTVKQYLLNLGYSQSLIRQLRNQSNGITVGGEPVYTTHALKPGELLSIFICEEESSKNIVPTPMPIHIQYEDEHILVINKEAGVPIHPSQGNFDHTLANGIAYYFEEKNESFIYRAINRLDRDTTGLLVVAKNPLSACILSDMVKKREIRRRYLAVVQGELPLEGTIDAPIARVDGSTIERCVDPINGEEARTHYKRLYYDPATGHSLAGLCLETGRTHQIRVHLKSIGHPLPGDFLYHPDYRYITRQALHSFRLDFLHPIKKEPLSFEAPLPEDMQFLGITSTEGLWDNDF, from the coding sequence ATGAAAATGACTATGAATTATACCATAACAAAAACCTTTGAAGCTATGACTGTAAAGCAGTATTTATTAAATCTGGGATACTCCCAGAGCCTCATAAGACAGCTTCGGAACCAATCAAACGGAATCACTGTAGGAGGAGAGCCTGTCTATACAACACACGCCCTTAAGCCTGGCGAGCTTTTATCCATATTTATCTGCGAAGAAGAAAGTTCTAAGAATATTGTTCCCACACCCATGCCGATCCATATCCAGTACGAGGATGAACATATCCTGGTCATTAACAAGGAAGCCGGTGTCCCCATTCATCCGTCCCAGGGGAACTTTGATCATACCCTTGCTAACGGGATCGCCTATTATTTTGAGGAAAAGAATGAGTCTTTTATCTACCGGGCCATTAACCGCCTTGACCGGGATACCACCGGACTTTTGGTGGTGGCAAAAAATCCTTTAAGCGCCTGCATTCTTTCGGATATGGTGAAAAAAAGAGAGATCCGCCGCCGTTACCTTGCAGTTGTCCAGGGAGAGCTTCCTTTAGAAGGAACCATCGACGCTCCGATTGCCCGGGTAGACGGTTCCACCATTGAACGGTGTGTGGACCCGATAAATGGAGAAGAGGCCCGCACTCATTATAAACGGCTTTATTATGACCCTGCGACAGGGCATTCCCTTGCAGGTCTTTGCCTGGAAACCGGCCGCACCCACCAGATCCGGGTCCATTTAAAATCCATCGGACATCCCCTGCCAGGAGATTTCCTCTATCATCCGGACTACCGTTACATTACCCGTCAGGCCCTGCATTCCTTCCGGCTGGATTTCCTTCACCCAATCAAAAAGGAGCCTCTTTCTTTTGAGGCGCCTCTTCCTGAGGACATGCAGTTTCTTGGGATCACATCCACCGAAGGCCTTTGGGATAATGATTTTTAA
- a CDS encoding YitT family protein: protein MMTIKQEYSPKELGIDLLCDLAGAILFNIGIYNFAVNAEFAPVGVSGIALILRYLFGLPMGITSIVLNIPIVLVSYRLLGRGFLLRSMKSMIIFALVLDYVVPYLPVYQGNPLYASACTGIFSGLGLTIVYLRNCSTGGTDFLVMAIRKIFPHLTIGQISLVVDAVVIIAGGLVFRNLDAVILGMLSTIVTTMVIDKIMYGLGAGKLVFVVTSHAEEAAQRIEESTGRGCTFLQGQGSYSLDEKKVIMCACNNSQVVPIRRAIHETDKEAFLIITDSNEVYGEGFKAIGGQL from the coding sequence ATGATGACAATCAAACAGGAATATTCGCCAAAGGAGCTGGGGATCGATCTTCTGTGTGATTTGGCGGGAGCAATTTTATTTAATATTGGAATCTATAATTTTGCAGTAAATGCGGAGTTCGCTCCCGTTGGTGTATCTGGTATCGCACTGATTCTGCGCTATCTGTTCGGCCTGCCAATGGGCATTACCAGCATAGTCTTAAACATTCCCATCGTATTAGTCAGTTACAGGCTTTTGGGAAGGGGGTTTTTGCTTCGTTCCATGAAGAGCATGATCATCTTTGCCCTTGTCCTGGACTATGTAGTTCCTTATCTGCCGGTTTATCAGGGAAATCCTCTGTATGCTTCCGCTTGCACCGGAATCTTTTCCGGTCTGGGGTTAACCATCGTTTATTTAAGAAACTGCTCCACAGGGGGTACGGACTTTCTGGTTATGGCAATCCGGAAGATTTTCCCTCACCTGACCATCGGGCAGATATCCCTTGTGGTGGATGCCGTGGTAATCATCGCCGGAGGACTGGTATTCCGCAATCTGGATGCGGTCATCCTGGGCATGCTTTCTACCATTGTAACCACCATGGTGATCGACAAGATTATGTATGGCCTGGGAGCCGGTAAACTGGTTTTTGTGGTCACCTCCCATGCAGAAGAGGCAGCACAGAGAATCGAGGAAAGTACCGGACGAGGCTGCACCTTTCTTCAGGGCCAGGGCTCTTATTCCCTGGATGAAAAGAAGGTGATTATGTGCGCCTGCAATAACAGTCAGGTGGTGCCCATCCGCCGTGCCATTCACGAAACAGACAAAGAGGCTTTTCTCATCATCACGGATTCCAATGAGGTTTACGGCGAAGGGTTTAAAGCCATTGGAGGCCAGCTATAG